Proteins from a single region of Pongo abelii isolate AG06213 chromosome 17, NHGRI_mPonAbe1-v2.0_pri, whole genome shotgun sequence:
- the RNF152 gene encoding E3 ubiquitin-protein ligase RNF152 isoform X2, translating into MPPGAPVRGSLPRARAARASGCARARAPAPAAPPARTHPGSSSPGPCLAPSPPLEVAPGLLPRGEGAVTGQMLGVFCADTRAWGACSWKDSGRTKPAGLVGALLGKRRSPIPPGVGAWLGERCLGLERVEKSPKQSDGDLMRWRTGANERKMLGIAALCACLRRLKKAQSQLCFLPVSLLPPKRVPFPLDVITQKG; encoded by the exons ATGCCCCCTGGAGCTCCGGTCCGAGGGAGCTTGCCTCGTGCCCGCGCCGCGCGCGCCTCTGGGTGTGCACGTGCGCGCGCGCCCGCCCCAGCTGCGCCCCCGGCCCGCACACACCCCGGCTCATCTTCTCCCGGTCCTTGTCTCGCGCCTTCTCCACCCCTGGAAGTTGCCCCAGGGCTCCTCCCGAGAGGAGAGGGCGCTGTGACGGGCCAGATGTTGGGGGTCTTTTGTGCAGACACACGCGCCTGGGGCGCTTGCTCCTGGAAGGACAGCGGCAGGACAAAGCCAGCTGGACTCGTGGGGGCGCTGCTCGGGAAGCGGCGGTCCCCAATCCCGCCTGGAGTCGGGGCATGGCTTGGGGAGCGCTGCCTGGGTCTGGAGAGAGTAGAGAAATCGCCAAAGCAGAGTGACGGTGACTTGATGAGGTGGCGGACAGGGGCAAACGAAAGAAAGATGCTCGGGATTGCCGCGCTGTGTGCCTGTCTGCGCAG GCTGAAGAAAGCTCAGTCTCAATTGTGTTTCCTGCCTGTCAGCCTCTTGCCTCCTAAACGTGTACCATTTCCACTTGATGTCATCACGCAGAAGGGGTGA